The Equus asinus isolate D_3611 breed Donkey chromosome 22, EquAss-T2T_v2, whole genome shotgun sequence genome has a segment encoding these proteins:
- the LOC106843440 gene encoding spidroin-2-like: protein MVLMPGARGRAGEGQGEPTARARGGRRPGLSAAAAATAAGLGQAGLGVGRGRSVWWFVEGAVTACIAAAAPRGPRTHSRAASARRPGRPRAEGTGGSRAAARRPPASLPASLPLCRRQRRRHGRAASAAQRPPRAGRGTAPGSTPPRQLLAGNNRLGSPGLGFICNVPHISHAHKAGGKGGGAGKRPLPVVPGLGVEAMFASPARLLEGPPRRPRPPDRTGVALARERKLRGAAPHATHPSHVGIKSICYLFYFFKVERKRLF, encoded by the coding sequence ATGGTGCTGATGCCGGgggcgcgcgggcgggcgggcgaggggCAAGGCGAGCCGACGgcgagggcccggggcggccGGAGgccggggctctcggcggccgcggcggcgacggcggcggggctggggcaggcggggctgggggtggggagggggaggtctGTGTGGTGGTTTGTGGAAGGCGCGGTGACAGCGTGTATCGCGGCCGCAGCTCCGCGGGGCCCTCGCACACATTCACGCGCGGCCTCGGCGCGGCGGCCCGGGCGGCCCCGGGCAGAAGGCACCGGCGGCAGCCGAGCCGCTGCGCGCCGCCCGCCCGCTTCCCTCCCCGCCAGCCTCCCTCTCTGCCGCCGCCAGCGCCGCCGCCACGGCCGGGCAGCCAGCGCCGCACAGCGACCCCCGAGGGCCGGCCGCGGCACTGCGCCTGGCTCCACACCGCCCCGGCAGCTCCTCGCGGGGAACAATAGACTCGGCTCGCCGGGCTTAGGGTTCATCTGCAATGTGCCGCACATTTCACACGCACACAAAGCCGGCGGAAAGGGGGGCGGCGCGGGGAAACGGCCACTACCGGTTGTTCCAGGGTTAGGGGTGGAGGCGATGTTCGCGTCCCCGGCCCGGCTGTTGGAAGGGCCGCCTCGGCGTCCCCGCCCGCCCGACAGAACCGGTGTGGCGCTCGCGAGGGAAAGGAAGCTCAGAGGGGCAGCTCCTCACGCTACGCATCCTTCACACGTCGGGATAAAGTCAATTtgttaccttttttatttttttaaagtcgaAAGGAAACGGCTTTTCTGA